ACCTTTATCTCTAATTTGCTGTTCGTAAGAAGTACACCAATTATCAATCATGAAAATTGATTTTTGCTGCATTTCTTCCAGAACACTTGTCGCCTCGCGATAACGTAATGATAAATCAATATGGTAATCAGGGAAAACTTCCAAAAAGTGTTTGTTATCAAACAATTGAATTTCCTCAGAATTTATTAGCAATGAGTTGGATTTTTCCAAACCAAAACCATCAATGTAGTACTTCATCACATAGTTGTAGAAACTATTATGCTGACGAGGATCAATTGGGTAGAATTCATCGATTTGAACAAATTGCAAACCGCTTAAATCTGGCTTAGTCATATTTCCCAAACCATATTGGTTACGAATATCAAGCCCTTTTGCCTTGTTCCAATTCTCAAGAAGAAACTGTGTGTACTTAATAAAGTACTCTGGTGTTTTACCTGTTGGTAAACTAATTACTCCCTGAGGATTTTGTTCTGCCCACTCCAAAAAACGAAGTGAAGTCATTAAACCCAATTTTGGAAAATTATCAACCGTTACATAAGGTATTTGAGTTGTAATTTCCGGCACTCCAGACAAATCATGAAATGCTTGCTCTACTTTCGATGTAAATAATGTTCCCATTTTCTTTTTATTTCTAAAATCTATTAACCTTACTCGCCTAAATACTTTATTTTCATATAAAGCATTTGTTTTAAATTCGTTACCACACAAATAAATACCGGCTTGGTATCAGAAATAAAATTTATTTTTACACTGATAATACTCTGCTACAACTAAGCTAGTTGTATGTTGTATTTTATCTTAATTCATAATTCTCTATTGTAAACTCTTAATTTGTTCTTACTTTATGCCCTTTTAATCCATAATATAGGATATAAAGAAAACAAGGAACACATACCCAATATGCATCTTGTGCACCAACAACATCCTTCATTAAACCATAAACTGTTGGAATTAAAGCTCCTCCAACAATAGCAATTACCATTAATGATGAACCTGCTTTTGTAAATTTACCAAGATCAGTCATGGCTAACGGCCATAAGGCAGGCCACATTAGTGAACATCCTAATGCCATAAATGCAATAAAATAGATAGATAAAAATTCAGGAGACAATACCACCATTACAGATCCAAATAAAGCCAAAATAGCACATATTCTTAAGGCTGTAGCCTGGCTTAAATATTTAGGAATTAAAACTGCCCCGCAAATATAGCCTATTACCATTCCAACGGGAGCAATCCAGGCATAGTACTCCGCATTAGTTAACCCTATGCTTGTGGCATAATCGACTAAAGTTCCTAAGGAAACCGTCTCAACACCCACATATAAGAAAAGAGCAAGAACTCCTAATAACAGGTGAGGAAACTGCCATATTGAAGTTTTATTTGCTGCATAAGGGCAATCGTCGGCTGAGTCTTCATCCTCACCTACTGCTTTTACTTCGGGAAGTTTAGCTAAAAGTGCCAAAACACCTAAAAGAACAAAAACACCAATAATAATGATAAAGGGAGTATTAATATCAGTAAGTGCAACATCCTTAACATCTTTACCAATAATTAATGCTAAAAATAGAGGAGCAATTGGCCAGGCCAGCTTATTTGCTATTCCCATATAACTCATCCGTTTGGCAGCACTTTCAATTGGGCCTAAAATAGTAATATAAGGATTTACAGAAGCTTGCAAAAACGTATTTCCCATACCACTAATAAAAGATGCAACAAGAAAAAGAGGAAGACTCTCCATTTTTGCCGATGGAATAAACAAATAAAGTCCGACAGCAAACATTAAAAAAGAAAGTGCCATTGTTTTTTTATAACCAATCTTACCAATCACTAATGAAGCGGGATATCCAAAAATAAGAAAAGCTGAAAAAGTAGCTGCAATTACCAAATATGATTCGGCAGAAGAAATATCCAAAGCAGTATTTAAAAGAGGTATAATATAACTATTGATACCCAAAGCAAAACCTATTGCAAAAAACATTATTCCAACAATAATAAGAGGAAGAACATACTTATTTTGCCCTGTATCTGCCGATTTTTCCTTTTCCATAACTTTAAATTTTATAAGCTTATTATTAAATTCGTTATAAAAAAGTAAGCCCTGCTACACATCACTACTACTACAATGCTTAAATAACATTTAAAACAACAGGTGCTTACTTTATACTTTTCGATTTATAAAATTGATCCCTGCAAAGAACACTACTCCTAAATTAATTTTCACCAAATGAAAAAGCGCAGGAATCAATTTCTTTCTAATCTATATTTAATACTTGTTTCATTACATTTTCCATGGTACCCATTAAAGCGGCATCGTCCTGTAAATCGGAACTAACCAAATCTGTTTCGGAACTTATTTTCTCCA
This genomic interval from uncultured Marinifilum sp. contains the following:
- the gluP gene encoding glucose/galactose MFS transporter, whose translation is MEKEKSADTGQNKYVLPLIIVGIMFFAIGFALGINSYIIPLLNTALDISSAESYLVIAATFSAFLIFGYPASLVIGKIGYKKTMALSFLMFAVGLYLFIPSAKMESLPLFLVASFISGMGNTFLQASVNPYITILGPIESAAKRMSYMGIANKLAWPIAPLFLALIIGKDVKDVALTDINTPFIIIIGVFVLLGVLALLAKLPEVKAVGEDEDSADDCPYAANKTSIWQFPHLLLGVLALFLYVGVETVSLGTLVDYATSIGLTNAEYYAWIAPVGMVIGYICGAVLIPKYLSQATALRICAILALFGSVMVVLSPEFLSIYFIAFMALGCSLMWPALWPLAMTDLGKFTKAGSSLMVIAIVGGALIPTVYGLMKDVVGAQDAYWVCVPCFLYILYYGLKGHKVRTN